In Sceloporus undulatus isolate JIND9_A2432 ecotype Alabama chromosome 7, SceUnd_v1.1, whole genome shotgun sequence, one DNA window encodes the following:
- the TMEM141 gene encoding transmembrane protein 141, translating to MVNVGISRVEEGVAARHPGLQEYTACQSYAFMKGMGAFVTGSGVAFILQKLNRKMPYPLHWNILVSFVLGSVASYAVTQRETQKCSDLWIFLETDYQRPPNASKEGVLPSSNPKDTAEAGVKKNRYGDVVE from the exons atggtgaacGTGGGCATCTCTCGCGTGGAAGAAGGAGTGGCAGCCAGGCACCCG GGTCTCCAGGAGTACACCGCCTGCCAGTCCTATGCCTTCATGAAGGGCATGGGGGCCTTTGTCACAG GCTCCGGAGTAGCCTTCATTCTGCAGAAACTCAACCGGAAAATGCCTTATCCACTTCACTGGAACATCTTGGTCTCATTTG TCCTAGGTTCAGTTGCCAGTTACGCAGTGACCCAACGGGAGACCCAGAAATGTTCAGACTTGTGGATCTTCCTGGAAACGGATTACCAGAGGCCCCCAAATGCATCCAAAG AGGGAGTGCTGCCGAGTTCGAATCCCAAAGACACAGCAGAAGCCGGGGTGAAAAAGAACCGATATGGGGATGTTGTGGAATAA
- the PAXX gene encoding protein PAXX isoform X2, with the protein MALWGPLRVIEGEAGDDGRCLLYLSQEPPPRIHLTDACDLWSCEIAADKPGGNFPENGLGSSKESVSKLREVLAHQTPTLTLRDSVATLCFQDGGQRLAFDLSKVPLSEARKPLQELMFGLVARVHALEERLQASAAPSPVSSPEKATLRGQSIFAPDISPAKCKTGAGQASTKKRLPGESLINPGFKSKKKPKGVDFEDP; encoded by the exons ATGGCTCTCTGGGGCCCCCTCCGAGTGATTGAGGGCgaagctggggatgatgggcgctgcctcctctacctttcccaggaGCCCCCTCCGAGGATCCA TCTCACCGACGCTTGCGACTTGTGGAGTTGTGAGATCGCAGCGGACAAACCGGGCGGCAAT TTTCCTGAGAATGGTCTGGGTTCCTCCAAGGAGAGCGTTTCCAAACTCAG AGAAGTCTTGGCGCACCAGACCCCCACCCTGACCCTCCGCGACTCCGTGGCCACCCTGTGCTTCCAAGATGGCGGCCAACGCTTGGCCTTTGACCTCTCCAAAGTGCCCCTCTCCGAAGCCAGGAAGCCACTCCAGGAGCTGATGTTCGGCTTGGTGGCACGGGTTCACGCCTTGGAGGAACGCTTGCAAG CTTCCGCAGCTCCATCGCCGGTCAGCAGCCCAGAAAAGGCCACCTTAAGAGGCCAAAGTATCTTTGCTCCAG ATATAAGCCCTGCAAAGTGCAAGACCGGAGCTGGGCAAGCGTCCACCAAGAAACGGCTCCCAGGGGAATCGCTCATCAACCCTGGGTTCAAAAG CAAGAAGAAgccaaaaggagtggattttgaAGACCCTTGA
- the PAXX gene encoding protein PAXX isoform X1, which produces MALWGPLRVIEGEAGDDGRCLLYLSQEPPPRIHLTDACDLWSCEIAADKPGGNFPENGLGSSKESVSKLREVLAHQTPTLTLRDSVATLCFQDGGQRLAFDLSKVPLSEARKPLQELMFGLVARVHALEERLQERSASAAPSPVSSPEKATLRGQSIFAPDISPAKCKTGAGQASTKKRLPGESLINPGFKSKKKPKGVDFEDP; this is translated from the exons ATGGCTCTCTGGGGCCCCCTCCGAGTGATTGAGGGCgaagctggggatgatgggcgctgcctcctctacctttcccaggaGCCCCCTCCGAGGATCCA TCTCACCGACGCTTGCGACTTGTGGAGTTGTGAGATCGCAGCGGACAAACCGGGCGGCAAT TTTCCTGAGAATGGTCTGGGTTCCTCCAAGGAGAGCGTTTCCAAACTCAG AGAAGTCTTGGCGCACCAGACCCCCACCCTGACCCTCCGCGACTCCGTGGCCACCCTGTGCTTCCAAGATGGCGGCCAACGCTTGGCCTTTGACCTCTCCAAAGTGCCCCTCTCCGAAGCCAGGAAGCCACTCCAGGAGCTGATGTTCGGCTTGGTGGCACGGGTTCACGCCTTGGAGGAACGCTTGCAAG AAAGATCAGCTTCCGCAGCTCCATCGCCGGTCAGCAGCCCAGAAAAGGCCACCTTAAGAGGCCAAAGTATCTTTGCTCCAG ATATAAGCCCTGCAAAGTGCAAGACCGGAGCTGGGCAAGCGTCCACCAAGAAACGGCTCCCAGGGGAATCGCTCATCAACCCTGGGTTCAAAAG CAAGAAGAAgccaaaaggagtggattttgaAGACCCTTGA
- the PAXX gene encoding protein PAXX isoform X4 codes for MMGAASSTFPRSPLRGSISPTLATCGVVRSQRTNRAAIEVLAHQTPTLTLRDSVATLCFQDGGQRLAFDLSKVPLSEARKPLQELMFGLVARVHALEERLQERSASAAPSPVSSPEKATLRGQSIFAPDISPAKCKTGAGQASTKKRLPGESLINPGFKSKKKPKGVDFEDP; via the exons atgatgggcgctgcctcctctacctttcccaggaGCCCCCTCCGAGGATCCA TCTCACCGACGCTTGCGACTTGTGGAGTTGTGAGATCGCAGCGGACAAACCGGGCGGCAAT AGAAGTCTTGGCGCACCAGACCCCCACCCTGACCCTCCGCGACTCCGTGGCCACCCTGTGCTTCCAAGATGGCGGCCAACGCTTGGCCTTTGACCTCTCCAAAGTGCCCCTCTCCGAAGCCAGGAAGCCACTCCAGGAGCTGATGTTCGGCTTGGTGGCACGGGTTCACGCCTTGGAGGAACGCTTGCAAG AAAGATCAGCTTCCGCAGCTCCATCGCCGGTCAGCAGCCCAGAAAAGGCCACCTTAAGAGGCCAAAGTATCTTTGCTCCAG ATATAAGCCCTGCAAAGTGCAAGACCGGAGCTGGGCAAGCGTCCACCAAGAAACGGCTCCCAGGGGAATCGCTCATCAACCCTGGGTTCAAAAG CAAGAAGAAgccaaaaggagtggattttgaAGACCCTTGA
- the PAXX gene encoding protein PAXX isoform X3, whose translation MGFAKAARDICKEGDSRSISPTLATCGVVRSQRTNRAAIEVLAHQTPTLTLRDSVATLCFQDGGQRLAFDLSKVPLSEARKPLQELMFGLVARVHALEERLQERSASAAPSPVSSPEKATLRGQSIFAPDISPAKCKTGAGQASTKKRLPGESLINPGFKSKKKPKGVDFEDP comes from the exons ATGGGATTTGCAAAAGCTGCCAGAGACATTTGCAAAGAGGGGGATTCAAGGAGCA TCTCACCGACGCTTGCGACTTGTGGAGTTGTGAGATCGCAGCGGACAAACCGGGCGGCAAT AGAAGTCTTGGCGCACCAGACCCCCACCCTGACCCTCCGCGACTCCGTGGCCACCCTGTGCTTCCAAGATGGCGGCCAACGCTTGGCCTTTGACCTCTCCAAAGTGCCCCTCTCCGAAGCCAGGAAGCCACTCCAGGAGCTGATGTTCGGCTTGGTGGCACGGGTTCACGCCTTGGAGGAACGCTTGCAAG AAAGATCAGCTTCCGCAGCTCCATCGCCGGTCAGCAGCCCAGAAAAGGCCACCTTAAGAGGCCAAAGTATCTTTGCTCCAG ATATAAGCCCTGCAAAGTGCAAGACCGGAGCTGGGCAAGCGTCCACCAAGAAACGGCTCCCAGGGGAATCGCTCATCAACCCTGGGTTCAAAAG CAAGAAGAAgccaaaaggagtggattttgaAGACCCTTGA
- the CLIC3 gene encoding chloride intracellular channel protein 3, with translation MAESSKLQLFVKASDDGETIGHCPFCQRLFMILLLKGVPFTLTTVDTKRSLDVLKDFAPGAQLPVLLYDGEPKTDTLKIEEFLEETLGPPNFPSLVPRYKESSIAGNDVFHRFSAYIKNPIPAQNEVLQKNLLKALLKLDNYLNNPLDYELVRDPSLIVSRRRFLDGDQMTLADCGLLPKLNIVHVVCQHYRQSGIPKELRGVWRYLDSAAEVKEFKYTCPNAEEIIQAYRGVVRPLE, from the exons ATGGCGGAAAGCTCCAAACTCCAGCTGTTTGTCAAG GCGAGCGACGATGGAGAGACCATCGGTCACTGTCCCTTCTGCCAGCGGCTCTTCATGATCTTGCTGCTCAAAGGAGTGCCCTTTACGCTGACCACAGTGGACACCAAGAG GTCCTTGGACGTGCTGAAGGACTTTGCACCCGGAGCCCAGCTCCCCGTGTTGCTGTACGACGGAGAGCCCAAAACGGACACCCTCAAAATCGAAGAGTTTCTGGAAGAGACCCTGGGGCCACCAAA tTTCCCCAGCCTGGTTCCCAGGTACAAAGAGTCCTCCATCGCCGGCAATGACGTCTTCCACCGCTTTTCAGCCTACATCAAGAACCCGATACCTGCACAGAACGAAG TCTTGCAGAAGAACCTCCTGAAGGCCCTCCTGAAGCTGGACAACTACCTGAACAACCCCCTGGACTACGAATTGGTCCGGGACCCCAGCCTCATCGTCTCCCGGCGGCGGTTCCTGGATGGAGACCAGATGACCCTGGCTGACTGCGGCCTCCTGCCCAAACTCAACATCGTCCAC GTCGTGTGCCAACATTACCGCCAATCTGGCATCCCCAAGGAGCTGCGCGGCGTTTGGCGTTACCTGGACAGTGCGGCCGAGGTGAAGGAGTTCAAGTACACCTGTCCCAATGCTGAGGAGATCATCCAGGCCTACCGCGGGGTGGTCCGGCCGCTGGAGTAG